The Plasmodium falciparum 3D7 genome assembly, chromosome: 12 genome contains the following window.
taatcatGCATATTTAAGTTGTAAATATCCTCAGCAATATTGGAAGCTTCTTTCCACATAGCCAATTCACAAGCAGCTTCTAATTGAATAATTTTGGTTTCTAGATGATATTCAATTTTTAATAAGGATTGATATTCAGGTTTGTGTTTTCCTCTAAGAATTAAATTATAGTGATTTCTTAATAGGTcacttaattttttaaattcagtTACTCTCTTATTTTCTTTACAAAAAAGAATAGCTTTCTTCGCAGTTTCATGATAAGCTTTTTCTAATTTAGGAGTAGCTCTTAAAATTTCTAAAatcattttatatgtttccATACAAATTCTATATGCATTTTGTAATTTTCGTTCATGTTTTCCTGTTATTTCGATATCTAAAGAAgccattaatattttttctgtCACATCTACATTACTTTCTTCTTGTTCAATTTTCTCTTTATTTAAAACAACATTTTCTTTCGCTAATCTCACCTTCTCTTCAGCTTTATCCCTAAAATCTGTAATAACTTTACCTAAAGAAGCAATATTTCCATGTTGACAAATTATTCTATACTGATGTAAACCATCCTTAACTAAACTTAACTTTTCTAAATACAAACAAAATTCAATATATCTTAACATAATCTGTTCTTGTAATATATGCCATCCTTGTAAACGAAATGTCCTATGTCCAATAGCACTGTGAAGTATTTGTAAAGCATCTTCATTCTGACCAATAAATTGTAATTCTTCTGCTCTCTTAAGAGCATTCTCTGGTTTCTGAAACGTTTGCATCTTCTTAACAATTAATATATAGCcttatacataaaattataatattaatacatacatacatatatatatatatatatatatatatatatatatatttatgtttttattttgtacaaattatattttccaaaatgaaaaaaaaattatattctttgttttttatttaacatatatatacatagtaGGTATACTACAAAGGAAACTCAATAaaatgacatatatatatatatatatatatattattctttcaAAAGTtcctttataaaaaaaaataaaacatacataagaaattatattaaaaaaaataataaaccttcacaaataaaataacataaatatatatatatatatatatatatatattttatactatcttaaaaatgatgatacattcattcatatataaacgattctaatatatatatatatatttattctattaataatttttgttattatctagggataaaataaaaaaaaaaaaaatatatatatatatatatatatcagagtacattctttaaaatatatataaaaaatttgtaaatattaataaataaaactatataaatatatatattatatatatatatatatatatatatatatcacattTATTAACCAATAATCATTTTTGTTAATTCTacatatttttgttaattataaaaatgtgaaAAACAAATtggtattaaatatatatatatatatataaatattattaaatatattgttttacattcttaatattttttcctttttttgtgttttccataattaaatatatatattatatatattatatttttctttcttaacataaataatatataatatatataaatattaaaaatggatttatgttatatttttctttttctcctttcttttttttttttttttttttttttttttttttgggccttatatttataattttacatatttaaattataaataaaaaaaaaattaaatataaaaaaatatatatatatatatatatatatatataatatattataatatatataatttatctttagtattatttcttaattattgtaaaatatattatatatatattatgtacatatattgaagtggatataaaaaaatacatcaatattttattatatatatattattatatattatataattaatcctttactttgttttttttattatttatttaatatatatgtatgtaaataaaataaatatatatatatattataatattatattatattatattatatatacttatgtatatataaataacaattatatattattatattttagttttctttaatataattttatttatatattttatatagatattatatttatataatatatatataaaatatacattatataaataatataatatattcacaaAATGCTTGTaccaataaaaaaattatttataaatatatatatactattatttattatagatGAAAGgtacataataaaatgtgaacattaaattaatataatcatatttatacatatattatattatatatatatattataaaataacaataaatgacaaaaaatttattttttatttaaaatagatatatattatatatttatatataaatataattataaatctACAAAAGATTtattcagaaaaaaaaaaaaaaaaaccacaGAATAAAGTatgcacatatattttaaataatataaactaaatatatattttttctgtgaagatataaacatatattattatatatataaaatatatatatatatatatatatatattattttatatatgtactgtatatatattataacgtatcttttaaaaaaaaaaaaaaattagtgtATGTCccatatatttacaaatataatttattatttattatatttatttctgttgtaatatttttattattaaaaatatttattatatatcaacTTTTTACTTTCattgtttaaatatattaaatattttaaatatttttatatttaaaaaaaaaaaaaaatatatttccccCTTTCAGTTTCATTAGGGGTTACAATTTAATATAgaacaaaattttttttttttttgaatactTAAATTTTAcaataaagtaaaaaaaataaacattaataatttgaattatataataaaattatatcatGTTTTGGTtaactcttttttttttttttttttttttttttttatcaacaCATTTTTAATTGTTGGATtaatttaaagaaaatatgaaaattaattattaaccatgttttttgttttttttttttcttaaagcatttataaacattttataaaaaagggttcaatttttaataatatgcaaaaataataaatatatgtatatatctcTTAAGGTTGTATACttctatataaataaataaatgaataaatatgaatacatctcattatatgttaaaaattaaatatatatatatatatatatatatatatataaatatatttatattaaaaataaatagaaaCTGGTACAAATTacaatgaaatataatatataaagtaaAACTTATTTTGTGTCACATAGGtacattcattttttatattcccttaaaatgaaaaacttACAAAGttgttaaataaaataaatacatacatatatatatatatatatatatatgtataatttgtCCTTCATTTTactgatatataaaaatatatgttaataaacattacaaataaataacaaaatgttatgtaatgtaatataatatgaaacaCTCCATAGtgcaaaatatatattatatttatacagtcatatgtgaaatatatatatatatatatatatatatatatatataactgtATTATTTAAGACATACAAATAAGTTGGTTTaaaattatctttatttaatattaaaagagaccaaaaaaataaataggacaaatgttatatttgtaatagtaaaaacatatatttttatttttatatttgaatcgaaattttaattttaccaAGAGTAAAAATAACACAtattaaggaaaaaaaaaaaaaaaaaaaaaaaaaaaaaaaaaaaaaaaaaaaattaatatattataatatatatatataatatatatatatttatttatttatttatttatatttacatttacattcaatatatacataaatttattacaatatggacacatttaaaatatatatttttcatttgtttttttttttatacaattgaagaataaataataataaaattttaaacaaggaattattttatatggtgtgtaaaattataaaatatgcaaataatttttatagaaaataatttttctttttcatttttttaatggattactttttcaaaaatgacatgaaaataaaacaaataaaaatatatatatatatatatatatatatatatatatatatatgtatgatacatatattattaaaatgtgatcatgcaaaaaaaatgaaaaaacattattattatattcacgTTTAagatatttcttatataatgacaattcttttatataaatatgactTTTCagtatattcttttttttttttataatatttaaaaaatatataaatttttcatttttttcagtTTGCAATGTTATttgttctatatatatatatataatatacatttgcATAATCTTTTCATTcgttatatgtttatatatatgtatgtataatatatgaataatttttttgggacatttaaaatttatatatatttttttttttaataatatccaTTTGTCATTTgcatatttaattaaattttgtttattattaataagaaaaatgttaaaaaaatatgaattaaaaggagttatgaatatattaaataaaaaattatgcaATAACAAGTCCCGTAACGATATCATACAAGCATATACGTATATACAAAAACGTTTTAACAATGGatctataaataaagaatttgaaatgaaaaaacaagttgaacaaattaataaagTAAATGGAGAAGtggtaaaaagaaaaaaaaaattctccATATTTCGTTACAACCCAACAAATAAGAAAAGACCACAAATGGAGACATTTGAAGTTGATATAGATAATTGTGGTCCTATGGTTTTAgatgttttaataaaaataaaagatgaaaTTGATTCAACATTATCCTTTAGAAGAAGTTGTAGAGAAGGTATATGTGGAAGTTGTGCTATGAATATTAATGGAAAAAATGGTTTGGCTTGTTTAACTGAAGTTAATAgagataaaaaagaaattactGAAATACAACCATTAccaaatttatatgtaatgaAAGATTTAGTACCTGATTTAACCAACTTTTATAATCAATATAAATCTATTGATCCATGGTTAAAAAGAAAgacgaaaaaagaaaaaggacaAAAGGAATTTTATCAATCTATTGAAGATAGGAAAAAATTGGATGGACTTTATGAATGTATTATGTGTGCTTCATGTTCAACATCATGCCCATCTTATTGGTGGAATCCAGAATATTATTTAGGACCAGCCACCTTAATGCAAGCATATAGGTGGATTGTAGATAGTAGAGATGAATATACAAAAGAAAGATTAATGGAAGTTAATGACACtatgaaattatatagaTGCCATGGTATTATGAATTGTACTATGTGTTGTCCAAAAGGTTTAGATCCAGCCAAAGCTATAAaagatatgaaaaatttaGTTCAAGAAAATTTCTCCGAAGATACCATTAAAGAACATTCTCAATacataaaaagtaaaatggaaaaaacaaaatgaacacacacacaaaaaaaaaaaaaaaattaataaataaatatatatatatatatatatatatatatatatatatatgtatacatatgtatatttttaaacaagTATCATATGTGAAGTTattacaacatatatatttttagtgTATATTGTTTTGTACCTTAAAACTacatttcatataataaaataaataaataaataaataaataaataaaaaaaaaacaattattattacgtaatatgtacatatatttataccactttttaatatatttctaatatattattactgttttagtttattgttttattatgtGATTTCACACGTATATacactttatattttttctagtCTCATAACAATTATTAATCAACTTtgttttattcatttttttcgttcatcacaaaaaaaattcattactattattattattattattattattattattattattatatatatatttatttatttatttatatatgcattaCATAAACCTTACTTTTTTATCATTCTCATAATATTTGTTTCTATTTGAAGCTTAAAATTTGTATTGGTATATATTCACACCGAATAATATATACCCCAAATATACAtctcacatatatatatatatatatatatatatatatatatatatatatatttatatatatatatttttatatatttatatttatttatttatttataacaaatcataaaaaaaaaaaaaaaaaattataacattcaatatttttcaatacaaatttattacaagaaccaaaaataaaaaaaggaaccCCTAcgataattatatagaatCCTACCTTTCTAGAATTTTTGacacatttaaaaaaaaaaaaaagattatttcttttaaataaaaatatttaggtTTTCTTATAAATTTATGTTCGCCTTTAttctataaataatgaatcaaattaataaaagttttcattcatatgtaaaaaaaaaaaaaaataataatataaaaatgaataccttatatatgcataaacATATTcttctattattataaaaaaaaaaaaaaaataaaaataatataaaaaaatatcaaattAAAGATGAGTATAAAACACatccataaaaaaaaaaaaaatgaaaaaaaaaaaaaaataaaataaaaaaaataattaaaatgtatgtataaataaatatatataaatgcagTTTTATATAAGCTTGtacttaatattattaagtacttttattttaatgttatataaaataatataatataaataatatagaatgaataaataataataactatacatacaaacataaatatatacaacatatatgtatatatatattttataaatatttaaaatataatcaagttaaatataaataactaCAATGATTAGAAATAttgatataatttaaaaatataaaatattattttgagaTTATttcaattattattttttttcattaattattataatttaataatattataaatgctGTCGTCCTACGTTATCCAATTTTCAATCACTTCAATGGCTTTAATTAgaacataaaaatttttataaatataatactgTTATATTACTTATAAAGTAATGTAACAgatatatccatatatatatatatatatatatattatttcattattattattgttttatattttagcGTCATAACCTTCGGCTAtcaattcttttttatttataggtACATTAGTTTTGTGTTGAGTTAAAATAGCTTGTTGTATTACTTGTCCTTTCCATTCAGGCCATGCACTTACAGATGCTCTATGTTTGTTTTTCGTATTTCTTGGTGAATCCATTGATCCTAAAAAATCCGCATGCATACCCATGACATCATCTCTTATTTGTAAGCTTTTTCTATTTTCATTGACAGGTTTATATTGAGGTAATGTTTTTCTTCTATTGGCTTCTAGAAATTTATTTgacaattctttttttttatcatttggGAATggtcttttaatttttcttttcttatcATATGAATCTGAATCCATATCTGAATCACTATCAGAATCTGAATCATCACTAGATGTTGAAAAACTTGATGAATCAGATGAGTTAGATGTAGAAGAATCAGATGAGTTGGATGATGAAGATACATATCGATTAGTCCTACGCTTTTCATAATGTGCattaatattactattattactaccaTGTTTTATAAAACTTTTATTATGAACAATTTTTTGACCCATTTTTCCTTTAGAAAAACTAGAATTATTCACTTTGTTTGCACTAATTAAAGATGACTTATAATGTTCTAAATTAATTCTTCCCAtatgattaatatataaaaagattcTTTTTTGCTTTTCGATAGATAATAAATCAGTATCAAAAGTAAAGAATCTATCAAACATATGATTTTCTGCAAGTATACCTAAATCATCTTGAATAATTTCTAGAGCAGCTTTTCTTTGGTTTGGTGCTaatcttttaaaatttttaaataataaattaacttgataattatttaatccTTTATCATTAATACCAATTTTTTGAATACCAGGTGGTTCAGGTATAGTTCCTACATTTGGAGGCTCAAAATCATCATCATCCAATGTATTTGAATTAACATCctttttgttctttatattatctcttatattttttttgttagatatattattattattattattattatttatactataTTTACTtgatttattcattttttcattctttttattttttccatgtgggaaatatatttgatttgaatttaaattatttttcaatGTATTTGTAGAAGCACTAGTCATATACATACTTGACTTTTTGCCATGTACATTTTTATGCATTTGACTATCTCgcttattataatttacacTACTTACATTATCATAAgcttcatcatcataattactactactaatactactactactactacttgAAGAAGACAAAGAGCCACTATGATCATCACTACTTGTGTTTGTTATAGTTTtgctaatattattatgatttattatattattagtgTTATTCGTGTGCTCTATTAAATCATTATATTGtttcatattaaaataaacagAATTAATATTCTTTGTACAAtcctttaatatattttttacatcatTTCCttgttttattaatttatcaaATTCTTTTGCTAACTTATATGCATCATTCCATACACAATTTTTAACTTTATGATATGTGAAtgcattaaaaaatatttgtcTTACATCATGTTGCCATTCAAAaggattattatatttattatttattaatttattttcgaTGGTTTCAAAATCCATAggattttttataacattaaaataatttggtATTCCATCTAGTTCCGGATTTACTGGTT
Protein-coding sequences here:
- a CDS encoding succinate dehydrogenase [ubiquinone] iron-sulfur subunit, mitochondrial, with product MLKKYELKGVMNILNKKLCNNKSRNDIIQAYTYIQKRFNNGSINKEFEMKKQVEQINKVNGEVVKRKKKFSIFRYNPTNKKRPQMETFEVDIDNCGPMVLDVLIKIKDEIDSTLSFRRSCREGICGSCAMNINGKNGLACLTEVNRDKKEITEIQPLPNLYVMKDLVPDLTNFYNQYKSIDPWLKRKTKKEKGQKEFYQSIEDRKKLDGLYECIMCASCSTSCPSYWWNPEYYLGPATLMQAYRWIVDSRDEYTKERLMEVNDTMKLYRCHGIMNCTMCCPKGLDPAKAIKDMKNLVQENFSEDTIKEHSQYIKSKMEKTK
- a CDS encoding bromodomain protein 2, putative, whose amino-acid sequence is MNDYNNINNQLLIDTSSGMEHITIENNNNCIINNIDNIDYNNKTTNHIIKNNDSIISYKNNNMSSINNLIDIDNNGTSINNEFQQKNYNNNNIISDNKNMNYFSSFSNENTIDDNGNDTNYMNYDDNMNNSEYTNNHNNNHNNNHNNINSNDHNDDNLKNNNQCNSMNITDEYMSDNNISKNNSTSNILEYHINDNNNNNNINFIKKEEIIKNMDDLFIKNVNDIRSFERGILNLTQEEFIYISNKIHFLGFRFIEIPCVKTKNEKRNTYTAISKRHLNEIKNLSCSLSNSIYDAGKRKSKKTFDPFYSKAEFDSKGTYAQHDQKDTKDTNKKKAQTNNNVNNNNNNDYVNEKDIKNANIKEESHNLNSTKGNNKGTNNTYHNNNSIKSQQESDKLTSTSKGVKRSASNKFDDFDNKHNNKNVHGGSTNLGTNNSTPTHNNSNTGKGKGSKNTNSNNKKINEKESMKKRQKTNSYNEDNLMDEYEQHKKTYKKKIYRTKNPWKNYCFKILHKLKKKEIACWFLKPVNPELDGIPNYFNVIKNPMDFETIENKLINNKYNNPFEWQHDVRQIFFNAFTYHKVKNCVWNDAYKLAKEFDKLIKQGNDVKNILKDCTKNINSVYFNMKQYNDLIEHTNNTNNIINHNNISKTITNTSSDDHSGSLSSSSSSSSSISSSNYDDEAYDNVSSVNYNKRDSQMHKNVHGKKSSMYMTSASTNTLKNNLNSNQIYFPHGKNKKNEKMNKSSKYSINNNNNNNNISNKKNIRDNIKNKKDVNSNTLDDDDFEPPNVGTIPEPPGIQKIGINDKGLNNYQVNLLFKNFKRLAPNQRKAALEIIQDDLGILAENHMFDRFFTFDTDLLSIEKQKRIFLYINHMGRINLEHYKSSLISANKVNNSSFSKGKMGQKIVHNKSFIKHGSNNSNINAHYEKRRTNRYVSSSSNSSDSSTSNSSDSSSFSTSSDDSDSDSDSDMDSDSYDKKRKIKRPFPNDKKKELSNKFLEANRRKTLPQYKPVNENRKSLQIRDDVMGMHADFLGSMDSPRNTKNKHRASVSAWPEWKGQVIQQAILTQHKTNVPINKKELIAEGYDAKI